A single region of the Halosegnis marinus genome encodes:
- the cas7b gene encoding type I-B CRISPR-associated protein Cas7/Csh2 produces MSDTVNTRSEIVFITDAQDSNPNGNPLGENRPRRDPVTDQAVVTDVRLKRYLRDQLIDDGHGVFVKKTDGTSATRAELALDVLDDVTSEEDLEEVDVEADFLAAATDVRYFGATLSFNADDEGLEAAVAEHFNSGNYTGPVQFSPARSLNATELNDESSMLTSVISTGGDNDVGGYGLDDHRLKYAIFPFHGLVDEHGAEDTGLSEADVRRLDTLCWRALKNQTISRSKVGQEPRLYARVEYAKDGFHAGDLHNGFELESDHSKPDAELRNVTDLTLEVKPFIDRLANAADHIETVHVVGSEYLELSYDGEPVGTAAELPSILEDHGISATEIDVYADYEETLPADD; encoded by the coding sequence ATGAGCGACACTGTCAACACCCGATCCGAGATCGTCTTCATCACCGACGCACAGGACAGCAACCCGAACGGCAATCCCCTCGGGGAAAATCGCCCCCGTCGCGATCCAGTCACTGACCAGGCCGTCGTCACGGATGTGCGGCTCAAGCGCTATCTGCGAGATCAGCTCATCGACGATGGACACGGTGTCTTCGTCAAGAAGACCGACGGCACGAGCGCAACCCGCGCGGAGCTCGCCCTTGACGTCCTCGACGACGTTACCTCGGAGGAGGATCTCGAGGAGGTGGATGTCGAGGCTGATTTCCTGGCCGCAGCAACTGACGTTCGGTACTTTGGGGCCACGTTGAGCTTCAACGCTGACGATGAGGGTCTCGAAGCGGCTGTCGCAGAGCATTTCAACAGTGGCAATTACACCGGCCCGGTCCAATTCTCGCCGGCACGCTCGCTGAACGCCACCGAGCTCAACGATGAGTCCAGTATGCTCACGAGCGTGATTTCGACCGGGGGTGACAACGACGTCGGTGGATACGGTCTCGACGACCACCGTCTGAAGTACGCGATCTTCCCGTTCCACGGGCTGGTGGACGAGCACGGCGCGGAAGACACTGGGCTGAGCGAGGCGGATGTTCGTCGCCTCGACACGCTCTGTTGGCGGGCGCTGAAGAACCAGACGATATCGCGTAGCAAAGTGGGCCAGGAGCCGCGCCTGTACGCGCGTGTCGAGTACGCTAAGGATGGGTTCCACGCTGGCGATCTGCACAACGGATTCGAGCTCGAGAGCGACCATTCGAAGCCGGATGCAGAGCTCCGTAACGTGACCGATCTCACGCTTGAGGTGAAGCCGTTCATCGATCGGCTGGCCAATGCGGCGGACCACATCGAGACAGTCCATGTCGTCGGTAGTGAGTACCTCGAGCTGAGTTACGACGGCGAGCCGGTCGGCACGGCTGCGGAGCTCCCGTCGATACTCGAGGATCATGGGATCTCCGCAACTGAGATCGACGTGTACGCGGACTACGAGGAGACACTGCCGGCTGATGACTGA
- a CDS encoding exodeoxyribonuclease VII small subunit has translation MTQNDDIRQKIDRVEEIRNELQQADTMNPADAKALRDEAMQLLEELESDLAVGDGEITRHD, from the coding sequence ATGACACAGAATGACGATATTCGGCAGAAGATCGATCGCGTCGAAGAGATACGGAACGAGCTGCAGCAAGCCGACACGATGAACCCGGCCGATGCAAAGGCGCTGCGTGACGAAGCGATGCAGCTGCTTGAAGAGTTAGAATCTGACCTCGCGGTTGGCGATGGGGAGATCACACGCCACGACTGA
- a CDS encoding DUF6884 domain-containing protein: protein MEIGLVSCTKSKREEAVEPAELYVPSAFYRKAREFAEANHDTWYILSAKHHLLDPHGPPIEPYNDTLTNASLSRKREWADTVYEELDAEGLLAEGNRLVFHAGRNYYAELLPLIEEAPVHIETPTDGLLFGETLAWYNEHL from the coding sequence ATGGAAATTGGGCTGGTCAGCTGCACGAAAAGTAAACGTGAGGAAGCCGTTGAGCCTGCTGAACTCTATGTGCCATCAGCATTCTACCGGAAAGCACGTGAGTTTGCCGAAGCCAATCACGATACTTGGTACATTCTCTCAGCAAAGCACCACCTGTTAGACCCTCATGGGCCACCTATCGAACCGTACAATGATACCCTAACTAATGCGTCACTATCCCGCAAGCGCGAGTGGGCGGACACTGTGTATGAGGAACTAGACGCTGAAGGGCTCCTGGCGGAGGGGAACCGACTCGTCTTTCACGCTGGTCGGAATTACTACGCCGAATTACTTCCGTTGATAGAGGAAGCGCCCGTCCATATCGAAACACCGACCGATGGACTCCTATTCGGCGAGACGCTCGCATGGTACAATGAGCATCTCTAG
- the cas5b gene encoding type I-B CRISPR-associated protein Cas5b: MTESSGATAGHGTGDWEAPVISDGVPDRCLQCTIRADWGHFRRIDRTVTKQTYRIPPRTTIAGLLAAIAGLDRDSYYDAFSLERSAIGIEVLEPVRTMTMPSLGLGTNPSETFERAGGTGRKTVQVEYPDSTTNRQIHSYEYLVDPAYRLSIATEDQAVYETLANRLDAGTSHYTPSMGLSELLATVTTPEAVETSVGSVAGDGTSVSVASAIPDATDAVIPQPGQTQHVERVPAAMAADASGRWTTDYADYAFAGGESIEAAPAELSLGTVGDRAIAFY, translated from the coding sequence ATGACTGAGTCGTCCGGTGCGACGGCCGGTCACGGAACCGGTGACTGGGAGGCACCGGTGATCAGCGACGGCGTTCCTGACCGGTGTTTACAGTGTACGATCCGAGCTGACTGGGGGCACTTCCGGCGGATCGACCGGACCGTTACAAAGCAAACGTATCGAATTCCACCGCGTACGACAATCGCTGGACTGTTGGCTGCGATCGCGGGTCTCGATCGTGATTCGTATTACGACGCATTCTCGCTCGAACGGTCGGCAATCGGGATTGAAGTGCTCGAACCCGTTCGGACCATGACTATGCCGAGCCTCGGGCTTGGAACGAATCCGAGCGAGACGTTCGAACGAGCCGGGGGGACGGGGCGGAAGACGGTGCAAGTCGAGTATCCGGATTCAACGACGAACCGGCAGATCCACAGCTACGAGTATCTCGTCGACCCCGCCTATCGGCTCTCTATCGCGACCGAAGATCAGGCAGTCTATGAGACGCTTGCGAATCGCCTGGACGCGGGGACGAGCCATTATACGCCCAGCATGGGTTTGTCGGAGCTCCTCGCCACAGTGACGACACCGGAGGCTGTCGAAACGAGTGTGGGATCCGTGGCTGGTGATGGAACCAGTGTGTCGGTTGCCTCCGCAATACCGGATGCGACGGACGCTGTAATTCCGCAGCCCGGGCAAACCCAACACGTCGAGCGTGTGCCTGCGGCCATGGCCGCCGATGCTTCCGGGCGGTGGACCACTGACTACGCTGACTACGCCTTTGCCGGCGGGGAATCGATCGAGGCTGCGCCGGCGGAGCTTTCGCTTGGAACCGTTGGTGATCGAGCGATCGCGTTCTACTGA
- a CDS encoding nucleotide pyrophosphohydrolase, whose amino-acid sequence MKPSLSDLAERYNAFVEARDWNRFHTPQNLAMAISVEANELLETFLWFDNPDSATVASDDETMRAVEEELADVIIYALGLANELDIDILAAVEAKLDENDERFDPETSEAITAELDKWQR is encoded by the coding sequence ATGAAACCCTCACTTAGCGATCTCGCTGAACGGTATAATGCATTCGTCGAAGCACGCGATTGGAACAGGTTCCACACTCCACAAAACCTCGCGATGGCCATCTCCGTCGAAGCCAACGAGCTGTTAGAAACGTTCCTCTGGTTCGATAATCCAGACAGCGCCACCGTAGCTAGCGATGACGAGACGATGCGGGCCGTCGAAGAGGAGCTGGCCGACGTGATTATCTACGCGCTTGGCCTGGCCAACGAGCTGGATATCGATATACTAGCCGCCGTCGAGGCAAAGCTCGACGAGAATGACGAACGATTTGATCCAGAAACGAGTGAAGCGATAACCGCGGAACTAGACAAGTGGCAACGCTAG
- a CDS encoding TM1802 family CRISPR-associated protein, with translation MAEPDPDIVEQYLPDGPISSLRRIQALYGALAEAEAGDADGEFGLYYTPGDLSGYVTQGEDTRYLATAHVDLTGESPELTDVSVRPLQPSDVDMLGYARYPPGRGIDHSITHRGAKGGSDSEQTVGYLKQRLYRWTNGGGAEPAIGELADEHPDGWVITQLAALGGKDDIEEQLTQHVEQEFPATEPRVTATVAITIDPGELEHAPEGASGVGEFYPGQLHVLNAGMRARKLEKLSRKNLEDSDPPSRGQGACMVTGKEAEVFGTAQDPLAFYTVQHAEKFPHLSKSDAWRSHSISAEAALLIQSGGAFVDECSRTRGGIRVYTLPYFVDCSVDDAIDLHRLITGDATSIGDYHDQGEELFPDAVERLRFYVIGVRNDSGDINVLFEEPSVTAYWPRRVAQAHTTTINTETSTTFDSTAGFAGLRGDSSFRHLGQAGRHPNTMLRAVVDGTYARDTLERPFEEAPVSDDPREWLTQSLLTGQEIPVERLLSEYVARLEDETDLANDQYGTYVLYVQIAQLEALARAGLLVSQTGQTELTTPPRMHDSTTDTTEPPTAFADGGTPTDQPSIAFPEPTDDGELKLSSLREYRLARFIDERPALADNPERRGVFLAGVLLGQLAHHQRRNRDMNQTLRDMHPAHRMTGARLSRLFPELISKSSAYATEMKSSSTQLFSETIERLIDAVGDHPPSERDWALPVEDIRFHFAVGTAYGADAQSQAYELRDEHRPSEPADDA, from the coding sequence ATGGCGGAGCCAGATCCCGACATCGTCGAGCAGTATCTTCCCGACGGACCGATCTCGTCGCTGCGACGGATCCAGGCGCTGTACGGTGCGCTTGCTGAAGCGGAGGCCGGTGACGCCGATGGTGAATTCGGGTTGTACTATACGCCTGGTGATCTCTCCGGGTATGTTACGCAGGGAGAGGACACGCGCTACCTGGCGACGGCCCATGTCGATCTAACGGGCGAGAGTCCGGAGCTAACCGACGTCTCGGTCCGCCCGCTCCAGCCATCGGATGTCGACATGCTCGGCTACGCACGGTATCCGCCGGGCCGCGGGATCGACCACAGTATCACGCACCGAGGTGCGAAAGGTGGCTCTGATAGCGAGCAGACGGTGGGCTACCTCAAGCAGCGCCTCTACCGATGGACCAACGGTGGGGGGGCAGAGCCAGCTATCGGCGAGCTCGCTGATGAGCATCCCGACGGGTGGGTCATCACCCAACTGGCGGCCCTCGGAGGCAAAGATGACATCGAGGAGCAGCTGACACAGCATGTTGAACAGGAATTCCCTGCTACGGAGCCTCGAGTAACTGCAACAGTCGCGATTACTATTGACCCAGGCGAACTTGAGCATGCCCCAGAGGGGGCCAGTGGTGTCGGGGAATTCTATCCTGGCCAGCTCCACGTTCTCAATGCGGGGATGCGAGCACGCAAGCTTGAGAAACTCTCGCGTAAGAACCTCGAGGATTCGGACCCACCGTCCCGTGGGCAGGGTGCGTGCATGGTGACTGGCAAAGAGGCAGAGGTGTTTGGCACGGCCCAAGATCCGCTCGCCTTCTACACGGTCCAACACGCGGAAAAGTTCCCACACCTCTCGAAGAGCGACGCGTGGCGATCGCATTCGATCTCCGCGGAAGCGGCATTGCTGATCCAGTCCGGTGGCGCCTTCGTCGACGAGTGTAGCCGAACGCGGGGCGGGATTCGTGTCTACACGCTCCCGTACTTCGTCGACTGTTCGGTTGACGATGCAATCGATTTGCATAGGCTGATCACGGGAGATGCGACCTCGATCGGCGACTATCATGACCAGGGCGAGGAGCTCTTTCCCGATGCCGTTGAGCGGCTCCGATTCTACGTCATCGGAGTCCGCAACGATAGTGGCGACATCAATGTCCTCTTCGAGGAGCCGTCGGTCACGGCATATTGGCCACGACGGGTCGCACAGGCACACACAACGACGATTAACACGGAAACCTCGACCACGTTCGATTCGACGGCAGGCTTTGCAGGGCTCCGAGGGGACTCGTCGTTCCGCCATCTCGGACAAGCAGGCCGACACCCCAACACGATGCTCCGTGCGGTCGTTGACGGTACGTACGCCCGCGATACGCTTGAGCGACCGTTCGAAGAAGCGCCTGTTTCTGACGATCCTCGCGAGTGGTTGACGCAATCGCTCCTCACTGGCCAAGAGATACCTGTTGAGCGACTCCTCAGCGAGTACGTTGCACGGCTCGAGGACGAAACCGACCTCGCCAACGATCAGTACGGGACGTACGTCCTCTATGTACAGATCGCACAGCTGGAGGCGCTTGCCCGGGCCGGACTGCTTGTCTCGCAAACTGGACAGACGGAACTCACGACACCACCACGAATGCACGACTCCACGACCGACACGACCGAGCCTCCGACCGCTTTCGCGGACGGTGGCACACCGACTGATCAACCCAGCATCGCATTTCCGGAGCCCACGGATGACGGCGAGCTCAAGCTGTCCTCGCTCCGTGAATATCGACTCGCACGATTCATCGACGAGCGCCCGGCGCTCGCTGACAATCCGGAGCGTCGAGGCGTCTTCCTCGCTGGCGTCCTGCTTGGGCAGCTTGCCCACCACCAGCGACGGAATCGCGACATGAACCAGACGCTCCGGGATATGCACCCCGCCCACCGCATGACTGGCGCGCGATTGAGCCGGCTCTTCCCAGAGCTCATCTCGAAGTCTAGCGCGTATGCCACCGAGATGAAATCGTCGAGCACACAGCTGTTCTCCGAAACTATCGAGCGGCTGATCGACGCGGTTGGTGATCACCCGCCAAGTGAGCGTGACTGGGCCCTTCCCGTCGAGGACATCCGCTTCCATTTCGCTGTTGGCACGGCCTACGGGGCGGATGCCCAGTCACAGGCGTACGAGCTCCGAGACGAACACCGCCCGAGCGAGCCGGCGGACGATGCGTAA
- the cas6 gene encoding CRISPR-associated endoribonuclease Cas6, translated as MRLLIKLRAEADAAYQNAWHHKLRGRVWQGIDGSKYDDLHDADRPIGLTFSNIFPWGDIEEGDRRHVMVSAADPDILGPIAGDLIENRDFNVGEMAFSVEEITGLHPDVGEPGTRGTIESGTGVLVRIPPWRTDDYGIEHEGDEALYWRPEHTLEPFKTQLENNLDQKHDYCCPEHLPGPSDREGELFDEYELIKTFAVPVEVTQGVELTYVLSKWRFGYRVRDDHHRRHLNLALDAGIGERNALGLGFLNIQEGSKERATASGQASVAGDD; from the coding sequence ATGCGATTGCTCATTAAGCTCCGCGCGGAGGCCGATGCCGCGTATCAAAACGCCTGGCATCACAAACTGCGTGGCCGTGTGTGGCAAGGTATCGACGGCAGCAAATACGACGACCTCCACGACGCCGATCGCCCGATCGGGCTCACGTTCTCGAATATCTTCCCGTGGGGAGACATCGAGGAAGGTGACCGCCGACACGTGATGGTGTCGGCGGCTGATCCGGACATCCTCGGGCCAATCGCCGGCGATCTCATCGAGAATCGCGATTTCAATGTCGGTGAGATGGCGTTCAGCGTCGAGGAAATCACCGGGCTTCATCCGGACGTCGGCGAGCCCGGAACTCGCGGCACGATCGAATCCGGGACGGGCGTCTTGGTCCGCATTCCTCCGTGGCGCACCGACGACTACGGCATCGAGCATGAGGGTGACGAGGCGCTGTACTGGCGCCCCGAGCATACGCTCGAGCCGTTCAAGACACAGCTCGAGAACAACCTCGACCAGAAGCACGACTACTGTTGTCCGGAGCACTTGCCAGGACCCAGTGATCGCGAGGGAGAGCTCTTTGATGAGTACGAGCTGATCAAGACGTTCGCCGTCCCCGTTGAGGTGACCCAGGGCGTCGAGCTGACCTATGTGCTCTCGAAGTGGCGCTTTGGCTATCGTGTGCGCGACGATCACCACCGCCGCCATCTGAACCTCGCGCTCGATGCGGGGATCGGGGAGCGGAACGCGCTCGGCCTTGGCTTCCTGAATATTCAGGAGGGCTCAAAGGAGCGTGCGACAGCGTCGGGACAAGCGTCTGTCGCGGGTGACGACTGA
- a CDS encoding PD-(D/E)XK nuclease family protein, which produces MATGEKLTDRFRELRSSLDALPEVTEPPKPMLRILGSARAEQKWNTLLAYFLDPAQPHGFGSDLLKAFLDKANQVTGEPIEYYHRDLDLIKVETEATSPQDNRLDILIRAGDEWFVCIESKVESTEGARQTERYVEDSHIGSTEKDAYPNDGRYYLFLSKEHAPDSSAGEFEDISWRDTVTAFQSELNRSHGRYPERSVSQLEDFLSTIITVTNMEDDDFEQIQKEKVQLLSEYKSDIDELYEAAEALRKRAIEEWPELLRAHIAEDVWTEEWHTRDDYGKYGCIFRDGWYRATDDLAPTLDHNDTRGGRGIRLHFVHLIRKQQSFADGELTYVLRCPGSGDVRDEFNRLYNSRKWQDKLEPLLADRGISNKGNQRDYTKKTYDVDQSQLPESYFETLAVAFEEHLPVAMVIDEILEEAIQNNKQNPL; this is translated from the coding sequence ATGGCGACCGGTGAAAAGCTGACCGACCGCTTCCGGGAGCTACGCTCCTCTCTCGACGCCTTGCCGGAGGTGACGGAACCGCCGAAACCGATGCTTCGCATTCTTGGCTCGGCGAGAGCCGAGCAGAAGTGGAACACACTACTGGCCTACTTTCTCGATCCAGCCCAACCTCACGGCTTCGGTTCGGACTTGCTGAAGGCGTTTCTGGACAAAGCGAACCAAGTCACGGGCGAACCGATCGAGTACTACCACCGAGATCTCGATCTGATAAAAGTCGAGACAGAGGCCACCTCCCCCCAAGACAATCGTCTCGATATTCTCATTCGTGCCGGCGATGAGTGGTTTGTCTGTATCGAATCGAAGGTTGAGTCCACTGAGGGAGCCCGCCAAACAGAGCGATATGTCGAAGACTCACATATCGGAAGCACGGAGAAAGACGCGTATCCCAACGACGGTCGATACTACCTGTTCCTCTCGAAAGAACACGCCCCTGACTCATCGGCTGGTGAATTCGAGGATATCAGTTGGCGAGACACCGTTACGGCGTTCCAGAGCGAGCTAAACCGCTCACACGGCCGGTATCCGGAGCGGAGCGTGAGCCAGCTCGAAGATTTCCTCTCCACGATAATTACGGTGACAAACATGGAAGACGACGACTTCGAACAAATTCAGAAAGAAAAGGTCCAGCTCCTCAGCGAGTACAAAAGCGACATCGATGAGCTGTATGAGGCCGCAGAGGCGCTCCGGAAACGAGCAATAGAGGAGTGGCCGGAGTTACTCCGTGCTCACATTGCCGAGGACGTCTGGACCGAGGAGTGGCACACGCGTGATGACTACGGAAAATACGGATGCATCTTTCGCGATGGGTGGTACCGGGCCACCGATGATCTCGCCCCAACCCTCGACCACAACGACACTCGAGGTGGGCGGGGCATCCGCCTGCACTTCGTCCATCTCATTCGCAAGCAACAATCGTTCGCTGACGGCGAGTTAACCTACGTACTGCGGTGTCCGGGGAGTGGTGACGTCCGAGATGAATTCAATCGGCTCTACAACAGCCGCAAGTGGCAGGACAAGCTCGAGCCGCTCCTCGCCGATCGAGGGATTTCCAACAAAGGCAATCAGAGAGATTACACGAAAAAGACCTATGACGTAGACCAGTCCCAGCTTCCCGAGAGCTATTTTGAGACACTCGCAGTCGCGTTTGAAGAACACCTTCCGGTTGCGATGGTGATCGATGAGATACTCGAGGAAGCGATCCAGAATAATAAGCAAAATCCCCTATAA